Proteins from a genomic interval of Acetobacterium woodii DSM 1030:
- a CDS encoding MATE family efflux transporter, whose product MTFQSLITIGINMTDTMMVGTLGEVPLSGASLANQFIMIFQICCMGIGMGASVLTSRFWGMQNPDALKKTITIMFRICLSFALCFSLATYFFPEAIIGIYSTDPEVIREGTLYFKWAIPCYLLLGLSLTSTIVLRSVGQVRLPLISSICAFFINIFFNYLFIFGNFGAPRMAIEGSALSTLIARTVEFSIICGYLFLIDKKIRYRLQHLFMHCRDILAEYFRVAIPVLISDALLALGNNTVVMVIGRLGVSFVSANAITLVLQQLSTVFIQGIANASAIITGHTLGRGDEEAAQQQGFTFLYMGIAVGIIGAVLIWLISKPMISFYNLTLETQLITYQLTFAIGFIVIFQSANSILTKGVLRGGGDTRFLMLADIIFLWVVSIPLGALAGLVWHLPAFWIYTLLKIDQVLKCVWCVYRLKSRKWIKKIVACPVNQNQ is encoded by the coding sequence ATTACTTTTCAAAGTCTCATCACGATTGGCATCAATATGACTGATACCATGATGGTGGGCACCCTTGGAGAAGTGCCCCTATCGGGAGCTTCGCTAGCGAATCAGTTCATTATGATTTTTCAGATCTGTTGCATGGGAATTGGCATGGGCGCTTCTGTTCTTACTTCCCGTTTCTGGGGGATGCAAAATCCGGATGCGCTAAAAAAAACCATTACCATTATGTTTCGCATCTGTCTGAGTTTTGCTTTGTGCTTTTCTCTGGCCACCTATTTTTTCCCAGAAGCAATTATCGGTATTTATTCAACTGATCCAGAAGTTATTCGGGAAGGTACACTTTATTTTAAATGGGCCATTCCCTGTTATCTTCTTTTGGGACTCTCACTGACCTCCACCATTGTATTGCGAAGTGTTGGTCAAGTCCGTCTTCCCCTTATTTCATCGATTTGTGCGTTTTTCATCAACATCTTTTTTAATTATCTGTTCATCTTTGGCAATTTCGGAGCCCCCCGAATGGCAATTGAGGGTTCTGCCCTCTCTACTTTAATTGCCCGAACGGTCGAATTTTCAATCATTTGCGGTTATTTATTTTTGATTGATAAAAAAATCCGTTATCGACTCCAACACCTCTTTATGCATTGCCGGGATATTTTAGCAGAATACTTTAGGGTTGCCATTCCGGTTTTGATCAGCGATGCTTTATTAGCACTCGGTAATAATACCGTCGTCATGGTCATTGGACGCCTTGGTGTCAGTTTTGTCTCGGCCAACGCCATTACCTTAGTGCTGCAACAACTCAGCACCGTTTTTATTCAGGGAATTGCTAATGCCAGCGCGATCATCACCGGTCACACCTTGGGACGAGGTGATGAAGAGGCGGCTCAGCAGCAGGGATTTACCTTTTTATATATGGGCATTGCCGTTGGTATTATTGGCGCCGTTCTAATCTGGTTAATCAGTAAACCGATGATCAGTTTCTACAATCTAACCCTGGAAACGCAACTGATCACCTATCAACTAACCTTTGCCATCGGTTTTATCGTCATTTTTCAGTCTGCCAACAGCATCCTGACCAAGGGAGTTCTCCGCGGCGGCGGCGACACTCGTTTTTTAATGCTCGCCGACATCATCTTTTTATGGGTGGTCTCGATTCCGCTTGGGGCATTGGCTGGTTTAGTCTGGCATTTACCGGCCTTTTGGATTTACACCTTGCTCAAAATTGATCAGGTTCTCAAATGTGTCTGGTGCGTTTATCGCTTAAAAAGCCGAAAATGGATTAAGAAAATCGTCGCCTGTCCGGTTAATCAAAATCAATAA